The following proteins are encoded in a genomic region of Anabas testudineus chromosome 13, fAnaTes1.2, whole genome shotgun sequence:
- the rrp8 gene encoding ribosomal RNA-processing protein 8, translating into MFNEDQDWNDEQDPEVLSKTLLKNTPKTNSSTNVKPKVVGKKSLLRTLQTLGSVPEWKSDNHQQDSDSEAEAPSSHSKKKKKRRKKRKHAETSSEQQENGDLDQSVKEEKPVNKKRKKDNRFGAQKAKTTSAGETKDKDSTASAKIDVNKTENTNKLNRQQWKNKMKNKRKCKNKYRQNKPEEEVNETESADKQEPKEEIKTGLYTNNNSQAAQKKTKDRECKPQKTKITKEDADAQTQTQTLREEKQRIDKEKKTKNGQVEKGVTKSAADGAKQKASEPEVEITDNQQQVKRLKPELSKEQSQKRDKLRRMLHGQKPEQQQSPVTQKDEPAAPEEEVELDRSASLRSRMEQRLESARFRYINEVLYSTTSSEAKRMFKQDPEAFGIYHRGYTAQVHRWPANPVDAIISYISQKPSSLVVADFGCGDCKIARSVKNKVHCFDLAATCELVTVCDMANVPLRDSSVDIAVFCLSLMGTNLADFLSEANRVLKMGGFLKIAEVASRFDNVRSFLTALANLGFKMVSKETENTHFYSFEFVKTANSPESVKKFGLQLKPCVYKKR; encoded by the exons ATGTTTAATGAAGATCAAGACTGGAATGACGAACAAGACCCTGAAGTCCTGAGTAAAACACTCCTCAAAAATACCCCGAAGACGAACAGCAGCACTAATGTCAAG CCCAAGGTTGTGGGAAAAAAGAGTCTGCTGCGGACCCTGCAAACACTGGGATCAGTGCCAGAGTGGAAGAGTGACAACCATCAGCAGGACAGCGACAGTGAGGCGGAAGCACCTTCATCACACagtaagaaaaagaagaagagaaggaagaagagaaaacatgcagAGACATCATCAGAGCAGCAAGAGAACGGCGACTTAGATCAGAGTGTGAAGGAGGAGAAACCTGTAaataagaagaggaagaaagacaacAGATTTG GGGCCCAAAAGGCAAAAACTACTTCTGCTGGTGAGACAAAGGATAAAGATTCTACAGCATCTGCAAAGATTGATGTAAATAAGACggagaacacaaacaaactgaacagacaacagtggaaaaacaaaatgaagaacaagaggaaatgtaaaaataaataccgCCAGAATAAACCTGAGGAAGaagtaaatgaaactgaatccGCAGATAAACAAGAACCAAAGGAAGAAATCAAAACAGGTTTATATACCAACAATAACAGCCAGGCAGCccagaaaaagacaaaggacCGTGAATGTaagccacaaaaaacaaaaataactaaagAGGACGCAGAcgctcagacacagacacagacgctgagagaagagaagcagcggattgacaaagagaaaaagacaaagaacgGCCAAGTTGAAAAAGGAGTAACcaaatctgctgctgatggagcaaaacagaaagcaaGTGAACCCGAAGTGGAGATCACAGACAATCAGCAGCAGGTGAAAAGACTGAAACCTGAGCTGAGCAAAGAACAGAGTCAGAAAAGAGACAAGCTGCGCAGAATGCTCCACGGCCAGAAACCAGAACAGCAACAGAGTCCAGTAACGCAGAAAGACGAACCAGCAGCACCGGAGGAAGAGGTGGAACTGGACCGCTCTGCCTCCCTCAGGTCCCGCATGGAGCAGCGGCTGGAGTCGGCCCGCTTCCGCTACATTAATGAAGTTTTGTACAGCACGACGAGCAGCGAGGCGAAGCGAATGTTCAAACAGGACCCAGAGGCCTTCGGGATCTACCACAGGGGATACACGGCACAGGTTCACCGGTGGCCCGCCAATCCAGTGGACGCAATCATCTCCTACATCAGCCAAAA GCCTTCATCCCTGGTGGTCGCAGACTTCGGCTGTGGTGACTGTAAAATAGCTCGAAGTGTGAAGAACAAAGTGCACTGCTTCGACCTGGCAGCAACCTGTGAGCTTGTTACTGTCTGTGACATGGCCAAT GTCCCGCTTCGTGACAGCTCTGTGGACATCGCTGTGTTCTGCCTTTCTCTCATGGGGACCAACCTGGCAGATTTTTTATCTGAGGCCAATCGAGTCTTAAAAATGGG AGGCTTCCTTAAAATAGCAGAAGTTGCGAGTCGATTCGACAACGTGAGGAGCTTCCTCACTGCCCTGGCAAATCTTGGATTCAAGATGGTGTCCAAG GAAACAGAGAACACTCATTTCTACTCCTTTGAATTTGTGAAGACAGCAAACTCTCCAGAAAGTGTCAAAAAGTTTGGACTGCAGCTGAAGCCCTGTGTGTAcaagaaaagatga
- the si:ch211-149e23.4 gene encoding uncharacterized protein si:ch211-149e23.4 — protein sequence MGCSGLLILGLVLNVAHCLEILGQSKDTIIENTQNITAVLGEDAYLSCRYLGDSKIQKAVWRRQFTSKTHTTKSRALAGMTSTKSFGNSGFSEPDALTNLTVKMNVSSMELEGEYSCEFETEEEDFVSEVTYVTIIVRPEIQVRVNVETINGTHYQSVSCSAIGGKPTPHIKWLLNGRPASDYPFNINVSSTVHSNGTSTLSSILRFPTHLQDEDSVTCEVQHPTLPNSKRTTVRVETYARPNVTIKAEMVQQGGNEFWVVSCISSGGRPDTDISLALSTDEELQRENDTDSDVQKLSVYLPATKYEGHNVTCMFKHPKFTHRESRVFTLPSFYFSRVQLLDSQPGINNNDFQGSESLKLQEGQRDAVIVLQVTGNVPRYNLTCKKDDGLLPDDIELVGSSLTLQGPVEHHHAGLYECIFSYHHLKAMLQFNITVNPHVTQPVPPTIQVDLRTEDGNRVIECSATDAVPEANMSWLLPEGVSGDSWFNFTSHNGSHSVRGVLLLPACLPWELTAECVINHPAFEEPENRSITLPLCARPNITINSSTEWKDGDKFTNVDCLAQSVAPAAAVSWLLGNSDDVISHVMETKVQADGLVLVHSSVQVSSSLYAGQNLTCMVKHPSLEEPEKRTIHVPVHKAPQLSVSVMRQHASHLWLAVCDCAGEDVRTNLAWILPEGAKGQTTLQSKYEGRAMKARLTYQFPLALHEGQNLTCVYKFEHGTTEKRSVHVPKYYISAVKVLNHTTTLQTRHSGEAHMNRLTLEESQRNQKILLQVEGNVPQYELSCKRNDGSFVLMEGLAIIFQSEITERDQGLYTCQASFYHHTAQVKFHVEVMSDDKHLALVSMIGISSASAILLILIVTLWLCCKINSTTKYKKPESLSALTTLMQEPGSPEVKKPNMTERDNKEYTQLISYSIVIDVKSTV from the exons ATGGGATGCTCAGGGCTGTTGATTTTGGGTCTTGTCCTAAATGTTGCTCACTGCTTGGAAATTCTGG GTCAGAGCAAGGACACGATTATTgagaacacacaaaacatcacagCGGTCCTGGGAGAAGATGCGTACCTGAGCTGTAGATATCTGGGTGACAGTAAGATCCAGAAGGCCGTGTGGAGACGCCAGTTTACCTCCAAAACACATACCACTAAATCCAGGGCACTGGCAGGAATGACTTCAACGAAGTCCTTTGGAAACTCAGGCTTCTCGGAGCCAGATGCTCTCACCAACCTCACAGTCAAGATGAACGTGTCCAGTATGGAATTAGAGGGAGAATACAGCTGTGAGTttgaaacagaggaagaggattTTGTCTCCGAGGTTACATATGTCACCATCATCG TTCGGCCCGAAATACAGGTTCGGGTGAATGTTGAGACCATAAACGGCACTCACTACCAGTCCGTGTCATGCTCCGCCATTGGTGGCAAGCCCACCCCTCACATCAAGTGGTTACTCAATGGCCGCCCAGCCTCAGATTACCCCTTCAACATCAATGTGAGCAGCACTGTTCACTCTAACGGCACCTCCACCCTGAGCAGCATCCTCCGTTTCCCCACCCACCTGCAGGATGAGGACAGCGTGACATGTGAGGTGCAACACCCGACCCTCCCAAACTCTAAACGCACCACAGTGAGGGTGGAAACCTATG CGAGGCCAAACGTAACCATTAAAGCAGAGATGGTACAACAAGGAGGAAATGAGTTCTGGGTGGTCTCTTGCATTTCATCTGGAGGGAGACCTGACACTGACATCTCCTTGGCTTTGAGCACAgatgaggagctgcagagagagaatgacacaGACTCAGACGTACAAAAACTCTCAGTGTACCTTCCTGCAACAAAGTACGAAGGCCATAATGTCACCTGCATGTTTAAACACCCTAAATTTACCCACAGAGAGTCACGAGTCTTTACACTGCCATCGTTTT ATTTTTCTAGAGTTCAGTTGTTGGACTCACAGCCAGGAATCAACAACAATGACTTTCAAGGCAGTGAGTCACTAAAGCTGCAGGAAGGACAGAGAGACGCTGTTATTGTCCTGCAGGTCACTGGGAATGTGCCGCGTTACAATTTAACCTGCAAAAA GGATGATGGTCTCCTACCTGATGATATTGAGCTGGTTGGCAGCAGCCTCACGCTTCAGGGTCCTGTGGAGCATCATCACGCCGGCCTGTATGAGTGCATCTTCTCTTATCACCATCTTAAAGCAATGCTACAGTTTAACATCACAGTTAACCCTCATGTTACTCAGCCTG TTCCACCCACAATCCAGGTTGATTTGCGGACTGAAGATGGGAACAGGGTGATTGAATGCTCAGCAACTGATGCTGTTCCTGAAGCCAACATGTCCTGGCTTCTACCGGAGGGTGTGTCTGGAGACTCTTGGTTCAATTTCACTTCTCATAATGGGAGCCACTCTGTCAGGGGAGTTTTACTCCTCCCTGCCTGCTTGCCTTGGGAGCTCACTGCAGAGTGTGTGATAAATCACCCAGCATTTGAGGagccagaaaacagaagcatAACACTCCCTCTTTGCG CTCGCCCCAACATCACCATAAACTCCAGCACTGAGTGGAAAGACGGGGATAAGTTCACAAACGTGGACTGCTTGGCACAGAGTGttgctcctgcagcagctgtaagCTGGCTCCTCGGAAACAGTGACGACGTTATTAGCCATGTGATGGAAACTAAAGTCCAGGCTGATGGTTTAGTGTTGGTCCATAGTTCTGTGCAGGTCTCGTCTTCTTTGTATGCTGGACAGAATCTGACCTGCATGGTGAAGCATCCGAGCCTGGAGGAACCAGAGAAAAGAACTATACACGTTCCTGTGCACA AAGCCCCTCAGctgagtgtgtctgtgatgaGACAACACGCTTCTCATCTCTGGCTGGCAGTGTGTGACTGCGCGGGGGAGGATGTCAGGACGAACCTCGCCTGGATTCTTCCTGAAGGTGCCAAAGGTCAAACAACCCTGCAGTCAAAATATGAAGGACGTGCTATGAAAGCCAGGCTGACTTATCAGTTTCCTCTGGCTCTTCATGAGGGGCAGAACCTGACCTGTGTGTACAAGTTTGAACATGGGACCACAGAGAAGAGGAGTGTTCATGTCCCCAAATATT ATATCTCTGCCGTGAAAGTCTTGAACCACACGACTACTTTGCAAACCCGCCACAGTGGTGAAGCCCACATGAACAGACTCACTCTCGAGGAAAGTCAACGCAACCAGAAAATACTGCTCCAAGTCGAAGGCAACGTGCCACAGTATGAGCTCAGTTGTAAAAG GAATGACGGATCATTCGTTCTCATGGAGGGGCTTGCAATCATATTCCAGTCAGAGATCACAGAGCGGGATCAGGGCCTGTACACCTGCCAGGCGTCCTTCTATCACCACACGGCCCAAGTCAAATTTCACGTGGAGGTCATGAGTGACGACAAACACCTTG CACTGGTGTCCATGATCGGCATCTCCTCAGCCTCGGCCATCTTACTCATCCTCATCGTCACTCTCTGGTTGTGCTG caaaaTAAACAGCACGACAAAATATAAG AAGCCGGAGTCTCTCTCGGCCTTGACAACCCTGATGCAGGAGCCCGGCTCTCCTGAGGTGAAGAAGCCAAACATGACGGAGAGAGACAATAAAGAATACACTCAACTGATCAGTTACTCCATAGTCATCGATGTGAAGAGCACAGTGTGA